The Lottiidibacillus patelloidae genome includes the window ACCTTAATTTGTTAGATAGATCTACAAATTAAGGAGCATTTCCTATTTATTGTGGGAACTTTTCATATAAACGGTGATCAACAAAAAATGGGCCAAATGGAACAACGGAAGCGACCATCGCGATAAAAGCTTTTAATAATGACCAGCGAATTGCAAATACAACAAAAATAATGGAAGCAATATATAATACGAATAATCCGCCGTGCAAAGCACCAACGATAGATACTGCAAGAGGAAAATCAAAAAAGTATTTTAAGGGCATTGCAATAAATAATAGTACTAGGAATGAAATACCTTCAATAATACCTAACATACGTACGTAATTTAATGGAGTCTTTAACAATGAAATCATCTCCTAATAGAGTTTGTACCTTAGTAAGTGTATATAAAATTTTCTGTTTTGACAATGGAAAAATGGTGTTGGACTGTCACTGAAGTATGTGAGATAGTAATAGCAAGAAAAAGTCGTTTAATAAAGGAATGAATAA containing:
- a CDS encoding DUF3817 domain-containing protein is translated as MLKTPLNYVRMLGIIEGISFLVLLFIAMPLKYFFDFPLAVSIVGALHGGLFVLYIASIIFVVFAIRWSLLKAFIAMVASVVPFGPFFVDHRLYEKFPQ